In one window of Zygosaccharomyces rouxii strain CBS732 chromosome E complete sequence DNA:
- the ATP20 gene encoding F1F0 ATP synthase subunit g (similar to uniprot|Q12233 Saccharomyces cerevisiae YPR020W ATP20 Subunit g of the mitochondrial F1F0 ATP synthase which is a large enzyme complex required for ATP synthesis associated only with the dimeric form of ATP synthase) → MLGRIQSVTTGLLSKSTLLATKTIYYGKVGAELSKQIYLREKLQPPSIDEFKRAYIGLYQRGFYYASRPKDIVNLVKAFKKDDYIKYTAFFVQLLGFYSVGEIIGRRKLVGYKDYNNHH, encoded by the coding sequence ATGTTGGGCAGAATTCAATCGGTTACCACAGGCTTGCTTTCTAAATCTACTCTCTTGGCTACCAAGACAATTTACTACGGTAAAGTGGGCGCTGAGCTTTCCAAGCAAATCTATTTGagagaaaaattgcaaCCACCAtccattgatgaattcaagAGAGCTTACATTGGATTGTACCAAAGAGGCTTTTACTATGCCTCCAGACCTAAGGATATTGTCAATCTTGTGAAGGCTTTTAAGAAGGACGATTACATCAAATATACTGCCTTCTTTGTGCAATTATTGGGTTTCTACTCTGTAGGTGAAATAATCGGCAGAAGAAAGCTCGTTGGTTACAAGGACTACAACAACCACCAttaa
- the MCM4 gene encoding MCM DNA helicase complex subunit MCM4 (highly similar to uniprot|P30665 Saccharomyces cerevisiae YPR019W CDC54 Essential helicase component of heterohexameric MCM2-7 complexes which bind pre-replication complexes on DNA and melt the DNA prior to replication accumulates in the nucleus in G1 homolog of S. pombe Cdc21p) encodes MSDQPSSPAHHSDQIPPESSSPAPNPASEIGRPSSPAQPSSPALFYHTSSSAQDTFGQDGSQSQNGRVGAAMGSSPFKYPSSQNQSSDNYPSQARNDPRITSTYSNRSDRLMPASTSSQGSRHGHRAMMRRNDIHASDLSSPRRFIEFDHPSHMSTSSSSSAPPSEAGGEPLRIIWGTNVSIQECANNFRNFLMSFQYKYRKALDGREQFIDDTTDEESYYVRQLTEMRELGTTNLNLDARNLLAYKPTEELYHQLLNYPQEVISIMDQTIKDCMVSLVVDNNIDYDLDDIETKLYKVRPYNVETQKGMRELNPNDIDKLISLKGLVLRCTAVIPDMKVAFFKCNVCDHTMAVEIDRGVIQEPARCERVDCNEPNSMSLIHNRCSFADKQVIKLQETPDLVPDGQTPHSVSLCVYDELVDSCRAGDRIEATGTFRSIPMRVNPRQRVLKSLYKTYVDVVHIKKVSDKRLGVDTSTVEQELLQNKMNHSEVEETRRVTDQDIAKIREVAQREDLYEVLARSIAPSIFELDDVKKGILLQLFGGANKTFAKGGRYRGDINVLLCGDPSTSKSQILQYVHKIAPRGVYTSGKGSSAVGLTAYVTRDVDTKQLVLESGALVLSDGGVCCIDEFDKMSDSTRSVLHEVMEQQTISVAKAGIITTLNARASILASANPIGSRYNPNLPVTENIDLPPPLLSRFDLVYLVLDKVDENMDRELAKHLTSLYLEDRPQNASNDDVLSIEFLTMYINYAKENINPTITKDAKTELVRAYVGMRKIGDDSRSDEKRITATTRQLESMIRLAEAHAKMRLSNAVEIDDVQEAIRLIRSAIKDYATDPKTGKIDMQLVQTGKSVIQRKLQEDLAREVLRVLGDYSSDSMTFNELSRQINEHSQDRVDSSEISEALSRLQQEDKLIVLGEGVRKSIRLNSRV; translated from the coding sequence ATGTCTGACCAGCCTAGCTCGCCTGCACATCATTCAGATCAAATACCTCctgaatcttcttcacctgcACCCAATCCAGCCTCAGAAATTGGAAGACCCTCTTCACCTGCACAACCATCGTCTCCGGCACTCTTTTATCatacatcttcatcagccCAGGATACTTTTGGACAGGATGGGTCTCAGAGTCAAAATGGTCGGGTTGGTGCAGCAATGGGTTCATCACCTTTCAAATACCCATCATCTCAAAATCAATCATCTGACAATTACCCATCACAAGCGAGAAATGATCCTAGGATCACTTCTACATACTCCAATAGGAGTGATCGATTAATGCCCGCCTCCACGTCATCACAAGGTAGTCGACATGGTCACAGAGCtatgatgagaagaaatGATATTCATGCCTCCGACCTTTCTTCGCCCAGAAGATTTATAGAGTTTGATCACCCATCTCATATGtctacttcttcttcatcgtcagCGCCTCCTTCAGAAGCTGGTGGTGAACCTTTAAGAATTATTTGGGGTACAAATGTGAGTATTCAAGAATGTGCCAATAATTTTCGTAATTTCTTAATGTCATTTCAATACAAGTACAGAAAGGCGTTAGATGGCAGAGAACAATTCATCGACGATACTACAGATGAGGAATCCTACTACGTGAGGCAATTGACTGAGATGAGGGAACTGGGAACCACTAATCTAAATTTGGACGCCAGAAATCTACTTGCGTATAAACCTACAGAAGaactttaccaccaacttTTAAACTACCCTCAAGAAGTCATTTCCATTATGGATCAAACTATAAAGGATTGTATGGTTTCCTTAGTCgttgataataatattgaTTACGATTTGGATGATATAGAGACCAAACTATACAAAGTTAGACCTTATAACGTGGAGACCCAGAAAGGTATGCGTGAATTGAACCCTAACGATATTGACAAGTTGATCAGTTTGAAAGGACTTGTGCTAAGATGTACTGCGGTGATTCCTGATATGAAGGTCgcttttttcaaatgtaaTGTATGTGATCATACAATGGCAGTAGAAATTGATAGAGGGGTTATTCAAGAACCTGCTAGATGTGAACGTGTGGATTGTAACGAACCTAACTCCATGTCACTAATACATAATAGATGTTCCTTTGCAGATAAACAGGTTAtcaaattacaagaaacaCCGGATTTGGTCCCTGATGGTCAAACCCCACACTCAGTGTCATTATGTGTTTATGACGAGCTAGTTGATTCTTGCCGAGCAGGTGACAGAATTGAAGCTACTGGTACTTTCAGATCAATCCCAATGAGGGTAAACCCTAGACAAAGAGTTCTCAAATCGCTCTATAAGACCTATGTCGATGTGGTTCATATTAAAAAAGTATCAGATAAAAGACTCGGTGTCGATACTTCGACAgtagaacaagaattgttacagaacaagatgaatcaTAGTGAAGTAGAAGAGACTAGACGGGTTACAGATCAAGATATTGCAAAAATTCGTGAAGTGGCCCAAAGGGAAGATTTGTATGAAGTGCTGGCACGTTCAATTGCTCCAAGTATTTTCGAATTAGATGATGTTAAAAAGGGAATTCTTTTACAGTTGTTTGGGGGTGCGAACAAGACATTCGCCAAAGGTGGTCGCTATAGAGGTGATATTAACGTTTTGTTATGTGGTGATCCATCGACTTCTAAATCTCAAATTTTACAGTACGTGCACAAGATTGCTCCCCGTGGTGTTTACACATCAGGTAAGGGTTCATCTGCTGTTGGTTTAACCGCATATGTAACTAGAGACGTTGACACAAAGCAATTGGTCTTGGAGAGTGGTGCCCTTGTCCTGTCCGATGGAGGTGTGTGCtgtattgatgaattcgaTAAGATGAGCGACTCTACAAGATCTGTTTTACACGAAGTAATGGAACAACAGACAATTTCTGTTGCGAAGGCTGGTATCATTACAACCTTAAATGCAAGAGCCTCCATCTTAGCGAGTGCTAACCCAATAGGTTCTAGGTACAACCCCAATTTACCTGTTACCGAAAATATAGActtaccaccaccattgcTATCGAGATTCGACCTGGTATATTTGGTTTTGGAtaaagttgatgaaaacaTGGATAGGGAATTGGCTAAACATTTGACAAGTCtttatttggaagataGACCCCAGAACGCATCCAATGATGATGttttatcaattgaatttttaacgATGTACATCAATTACGCTAAGGAAAATATCAACCCTACGATTACAAAAGACGCCAAGACTGAATTGGTCAGAGCATATGTCGGGATGAGAAAGATCGGTGACGATTCGAGATCTGATGAGAAGAGAATCACTGCAACGACAagacaattggaaagtatGATTCGTCTGGCGGAGGCACACGCTAAGATGAGACTTTCTAACGCAGTAGAAATTGATGACGTGCAGGAAGCCATCAGATTGATTAGATCTGCCATCAAGGATTACGCGACAGATCCAAAGACAGGTAAAATCGACATGCAATTGGTACAAACGGGGAAATCTGtaatccaaagaaaattacaagaagaTCTCGCTAGAGAAGTGCTAAGAGTTCTTGGGGATTACAGTTCAGATTCCATGACCTTTAACGAATTGTCAAGACAAATCAATGAACACTCTCAGGATAGAGTAGATTCATCGGAAATTTCCGAAGCACTTTCAAGGTTACAGCAGGAGGATAAACTGATCGTACTGGGAGAAGGTGTTCGGAAGTCTATTCGTCTAAACAGTCGTGTATAG
- the RLF2 gene encoding Rlf2p (some similarities with uniprot|Q12495 Saccharomyces cerevisiae YPR018W RLF2 Chromatin Assembly Complex subunit 1: largest (p90) subunit of three-subunit protein complex (yeast CAF-I) involved in DNA-replication-linked nucleosome assembly. Homol. to p150 subunit human Chromatin Assembly Factor-I (CAF-I) p90 subunit of yeast Chromatin Assembly Factor-I (CAF-I)) codes for MTTPGSVEDSSSNNPAGKQGILSFFQNIKTKEEEEVIEVVDSDDEKRTVAKQEPESKPQSQLEVEKEEQDKDVNVKDEPSNTMKQLKEVVVFPESTTEEKRKQKAEQSQKREDMKRQKDADKQRREELKRQKDADKQRREEEKLKKEDEKKLKKENEKKAKEEERLKKEEEKKLKKESEKKAKEEEKMKKENEKKAKEEAKERSQARIGNFFKKVTDSNKPTNVRSDYEKFFLPFYSKEGVVVSRSGQLSSAEINENRTRIDSLLNQREDDNQVLEWLDSGQNSVKTSLPIAYQAVSLLQQMTSKEKSDQELQSLLSLIPHKYIKFYENVRPPYMGTYSKDIILPVDNPFSTRDTGYNYDYDSDLEWVNEEEEEVEGGVENLESGEEDEDDDEEEASEGEFDGFLDAEDNGDQSGSGKKRFIGPLIPTVCLRKNQDQMEEDDKQYFNMVAVQCLIEEQPFPIEPNQYVKPQVENVKKISTDSQPQDASSPSVSPEKKSKSLISEPKDLLKLFDEIQDSTFSLGTVTEIAQKNLPLYSKQMIKNTVKEYAVKTTWGTSRKWAIKDPQHWEKLRSACNNN; via the coding sequence aTGACAACTCCAGGATCTGTTGAagattcatcttctaataaCCCGGCTGGCAAACAGGggattttatcatttttccaaaatatCAAGactaaagaagaagaagaagttatCGAAGTAGTGGATAGCGATGATGAGAAGAGAACTGTTGCAAAGCAGGAACCAGAGTCAAAACCACAATCACAGTTGGAGGTAGAAAAAGAGGAACAGGATAAAGATGTGAATGTTAAAGATGAACCATCGAACACCATGAAGCAATTAAAAGAAGTTGTAGTTTTCCCAGAATCGACCACAGAAGAGAAACGTAAGCAGAAGGCAGAGCAAAGCCAAAAACGTGAAGATATGAAAAGACAGAAAGATGCTGATAAGCAACGACGtgaggaattgaaaaggCAGAAAGATGCTGATAAGCAACGAcgtgaagaagagaaattgaagaaagaagatgagaagaaattgaagaaggaaaatgaGAAGAAAGCTAAGGAGGAGGAGAGATTAaagaaagaggaagagaagaaattgaagaaagaaagtGAAAAGAAGGCCAAAGAGGAGgagaaaatgaagaaagaaaatgaaaaaaaggCTAAAGAGGAGGCTAAGGAAAGATCACAAGCACGTattggtaatttcttcaaaaaagtAACTGATTCCAATAAACCTACTAATGTTCGTTCCGATTAcgaaaaattctttttaccattttACTCAAAGGAAGGTGTTGTAGTTAGTCGATCGGGCCAATTGTCATCTGCTGAAATTAATGAGAATAGGACCAGAATCGATTCACTTTTAAATCAAAGGGAAGATGACAATCAAGTCTTAGAATGGTTAGATTCTGGACAAAATTCCGTAAAGACTTCATTACCAATAGCCTACCAAGCGGTATCACTGCTTCAACAAATGacttcaaaagaaaaatcagatcaagaattacaaagtCTTTTATCATTGATCCCCCACAAATATATCAAATTCTATGAAAATGTCAGGCCACCTTACATGGGGACCTACTCCAAAGACATAATTTTACCGGTGGATAATCCATTTTCCACCAGGGATACTGGTTATAATTACGATTATGATTCTGATTTAGAATGGGTCAacgaagaggaagaagaagtggaaggtGGAGTAGAGAATTTAGAAAGcggtgaagaagatgaagatgatgatgaggaggaAGCAAGCGAAGGTGAGTTTGATGGATTTCTGGATGCAGAGGATAACGGTGATCAAAGTGGATCTGGTAAGAAAAGATTCATAGGACCCCTGATACCGACAGTATGTCTGCGAAAGAACCAAGATCaaatggaagaagatgataaacAATATTTTAACATGGTAGCTGTACAGTGCCTGATAGAAGAACAGCCTTTCCCTATAGAACCTAATCAATACGTTAAACCTCAAGtggaaaatgttaaaaaaATATCGACAGATTCTCAACCACAAGATGCATCATCGCCATCGGTATCACCAGAGAAGAAGAGCAAATCGCTTATATCTGAACCAAAAGATTTACTAAAACTATTCGATGAGATTCAAGATAGCACCTTCTCCTTAGGTACAGTAACAGAAATTGCGCAGAAGAATTTGCCCCTCTATAGTAAGCAAATGATAAAAAACACTGTTAAGGAATACGCAGTAAAGACTACTTGGGGGACATCACGTAAATGGGCTATCAAAGATCCTCAACATTGGGAAAAACTCCGCTCTGCATGTAACAACAACTGA
- the SPO74 gene encoding Spo74p (conserved hypothetical protein): MISAAERKLNTNSTHLHIHTYTQESKRTMQSTRTTLNDDDVKEMEQKLDEVSISDSSRSSSNEEELCKVKNENYHLKLAIGEKNDEILRLHHMLHKEAYLENLHKVLPSLQNGPLLYPASSSSQGEQQDGEPSIIDSEVATHISASPYKGNRARSTRTESSLATTTISRSKKRSKILEEHLIPFLQRSIQTFHASSIFQKESVELRELWQFFEENNGEDETLLVNVLENLTYLQQQSTTLLNRELHFKKLSQRLEYLFTVFLNPKEYDMAPQEHIEKLKNDLLNILIKLFDRIPANQENNRELSRKEIRAQKIADLEKGIDLCTEAMNNAYGSSKTAAESEKHSDNEEHMPDLSHFSNQEKQRLKKNRTSLEFIPIGYDENMLNTRTPQRPLKHKKQDLDVTPVAQFRKDENDPLQKFFQEQDGYSVRSLSARR, translated from the coding sequence ATGATCTCAGCGGCAGAAAGGAAGTTAAACACAAACTCTACACACTTGCACATTCACACATACACACAAGAGAGTAAGAGAACAATGCAAAGTACACGTACCACCttaaatgatgatgatgttaaGGAGATGGAGCAAAAGTTGGATGAAGTAAGTATTAGTGACTCTAGCCGCTCATCCAGTAACGAAGAGGAACTGTGTAAAGTGAAAAATGAGAACtaccatttgaaattagcTATTGGTGAGAAGAATGATGAAATTCTGAGATTGCATCATATGTTACATAAGGAAgcatatttggaaaacctGCATAAAGTTCTCCCCAGTTTGCAAAATGGCCCACTGTTATATCCcgcttcttcttcttcacaGGGTGAACAGCAAGATGGAGAACCTTCTATCATCGATAGTGAGGTGGCAACCCACATTTCTGCTTCACCTTACAAGGGTAATCGTGCTAGATCAACACGTACCGAGAGTTCCTTAGCGACTACAACCATCTCCAGGAGtaagaaaagatcaaaaatCTTGGAAGAACATTTAATACCTTTCTTACAGAGAAGTATCCAAACATTCCATGCAAGttcaattttccaaaaggaATCCGTAGAATTACGTGAGTTATggcaattctttgaagagAATAATGGGGAAGATGAAACTTTATTGGTGAACGTATTAGAAAATCTAACTTATTTGCAACAGCAATCTACAACCCTTTTAAATCGTGAATTACATTTTAAAAAACTATCACAGCGCTTAGAGTACCTTTTCACCGTTTTCCTTAATCCAAAAGAATATGATATGGCTCCTCAAGAacatattgaaaaattgaaaaatgatttattgaacattctcatcaaattgtttgacAGAATTCCAGCCAATCAAGAAAACAATCGAGAATTATCCCgcaaagaaattagagcCCAGAAAATTGCAGACTTGGAAAAAGGTATAGATCTTTGTACGGAGGCAATGAACAATGCGTATGGTTCTTCCAAAACAGCCGCCGAATCAGAAAAACACAGTGACAATGAAGAACACATGCCAGATTTGTCACACTTTAGCAATCAAGAGAAGCAGCgattaaaaaagaatagAACTTCATTGGAATTCATTCCTATCGGttatgatgaaaatatgcTTAATACAAGAACTCCTCAAAGGCCGCTTAAACATAAGAAGCAGGATTTAGATGTTACACCAGTCGCTCAATTTCGcaaggatgaaaatgatcCTTTGCAGAAGTTTTTTCAGGAACAAGATGGCTACAGTGTTCGATCTTTGAGTGCTAGAAGGTAA
- the TIF6 gene encoding translation initiation factor 6 (highly similar to uniprot|Q12522 Saccharomyces cerevisiae YPR016c TIF6 translation initiation factor 6 (eIF6) singleton), with protein MAARAQFENSNEIGVFSKLTNSYCLVAVGGSENFYSAFEAELGDSIPIVHTTIAGTRIIGRMTAGNRRGLLVPTQTTDQELQHLRNSLPDSVKIQRVEERLSALGNVICCNDYVALVHPDIDRETEELIGDVLGVEVFRQTISGNILVGSYCALSNQGGLVHPQTSVQDQDELSSLLQVPLVAGTVNRGSNVVGAGIVVNDYLAVTGLDTTAPELSVIESIFRLHDAQPESIQGNLRDTLIETYS; from the coding sequence ATGGCTGCCAGAGCACAATTCgaaaattcaaatgaaatCGGTGTCTTCTCAAAACTCACCAACTCCTACTGTCTCGTCGCTGTAGGCGGCTCCGAGAACTTTTACTCAGCTTTCGAAGCTGAGTTAGGTGATTCCATCCCTATTGTTCATACAACAATTGCAGGTACCCGTATAATTGGTAGAATGACCGCAGGTAACCGTCGTGGTCTTTTAGTCCCCACACAAACTACtgatcaagaattacagCATTTGAGAAATAGTTTACCTGATTCTGTCAAGATTCAACGTGTCGAAGAAAGACTATCAGCTTTAGGTAATGTCATCTGTTGCAACGATTATGTTGCGCTTGTTCATCCTGATATCGATAGAGAAACTGAGGAACTAATAGGTGATGTATTGGGTGTTGAAGTTTTCCGTCAAACAATTTCCGGTAATATCTTAGTGGGATCTTACTGTGCGTTGAGTAACCAAGGTGGTTTAGTTCATCCACAGACTTCTGTgcaagatcaagatgaattgTCTTCCCTTTTACAGGTACCACTAGTAGCAGGTACAGTTAACAGAGGTTCAAACGTCGTTGGTGCAGGTATCGTCGTTAACGATTATCTCGCAGTAACGGGTCTGGACACTACTGCTCCAGAGTTAAGCGTTATAGAAAGTATCTTCAGACTGCATGACGCACAGCCAGAATCAATCCAAGGTAATCTAAGAGATACTTTGATCGAGACCTACTCTTGA
- a CDS encoding uncharacterized protein (weakly similar to uniprot|Q6Q5F4 Saccharomyces cerevisiae YPR015C Hypothetical ORF) — protein sequence MAVKVEMSSSQREIPQQVRLPPISMLVPATYVQEQLYLPPLAAQQQQQQQKQDVKDGLNPVIRLRKQCPVCGKICSRPSTLKTHFLIHTGDTPFKCTWQNCQKSFNVKSNMLRHLKSHERRLAKQTSQTNQRF from the coding sequence ATGGCTGTCAAAGTTGAAATGAGTTCATCGCAAAGAGAAATACCACAGCAGGTTAGACTACCACCAATTTCTATGTTGGTACCTGCAACATATGTACAAGAACAGTTGTATCTACCACCGCTGGCGGctcagcagcagcagcagcagcagaaACAGGACGTGAAAGATGGACTGAATCCAGTTATTCGATTAAGGAAACAGTGTCCTGTGTGTGGTAAAATTTGTTCGAGACCTAGTACTTTAAAGACACATTTTCTGATCCACACTGGTGATACACCATTCAAGTGTACGTGGCAAAACTGTCAGAAGAGTTTCAACGTCAAGAGCAATATGTTAAGACATTTAAAGAGTCATGAGAGGAGGTTAGCAAAGCAAACCTCACAGACGAATCAAAGGTTTTAA
- the MRX21 gene encoding Mrx21p (similar to uniprot|Q12251 Saccharomyces cerevisiae YPR011C Hypothetical ORF), translating into MADVVVALEQPSRIKKGLQNDASVAFLAGGLAGAVSRTVVSPFERVKILLQVQSSSESYSGGVSSAVKQLYKEEGVKGLFRGNGLNCIRVFPYSAVQFLVYEGSKNFIFHVDGVNGNGRLTTFQRLFSGALCGGASVMATYPLDLVRTRLAIQTANLRKLQKAKATSMAKPPGVWQLLRNTYLQEGGIKGLYRGVWPTSLGVVPYVALNFCVYEQLRELVPSQSAYMLAIGALSGGIAQTATYPFDLLRRRFQVLAMGQSELGFHYSGVADALITIGKTEGLRGYYRGLQANLFKVIPSTAVSWLVYELTRDFIKAL; encoded by the coding sequence ATGGCAGACGTCGTTGTAGCGTTGGAACAACCCAGCAGGATCAAGAAAGGCCTTCAAAATGATGCCAGTGTCGCATTTCTTGCCGGGGGGTTGGCAGGTGCAGTATCACGTACTGTAGTCTCGCCTTTCGAACGTGTTAAAATTCTGCTGCAGGTACAAAGTTCATCAGAATCATATTCTGGTGGTGTTTCCTCTGCCGTTAAACAATTGTACAAAGAGGAAGGTGTTAAGGGTCTTTTTCGTGGTAATGGACTCAATTGTATAAGAGTGTTCCCCTACAGTGCTGTCCAGTTTTTAGTGTATGAAGgttccaaaaatttcatattCCATGTGGACGGTGTCAACGGTAATGGAAGGTTGACAACTTTCCAAAGGTTATTCTCAGGTGCCCTTTGTGGTGGTGCAAGTGTTATGGCTACATATCCCCTTGATCTGGTGAGAACAAGATTAGCAATTCAAACCGCTAATTTACGTAAACTACAGAAGGCAAAAGCTACATCAATGGCTAAACCGCCAGGCGTTTGGCAGCTATTGCGCAATACTTATTTACAAGAAGGTGGTATCAAAGGTCTTTACAGAGGTGTTTGGCCTACTTCATTGGGTGTAGTGCCATATGTTGCACTGAATTTCTGCGTTTACGAACAGCTGAGAGAACTGGTTCCTTCGCAGAGCGCTTACATGTTAGCAATTGGTGCGCttagtggtggtattgcACAAACTGCCACATATCCATTCGATTTACTACGCCGCAGATTTCAAGTGCTGGCTATGGGTCAAAGTGAGCTCGGATTCCATTATTCGGGCGTCGCGGATGCGCTTATTACTATCGGTAAGACAGAAGGTTTGAGAGGCTACTATAGGGGCCTTCAGGCTAATTTGTTCAAAGTAATCCCTTCCACAGCGGTTAGTTGGCTTGTATATGAATTGACAAGAGATTTTATTAAGGCTCTTTGA
- the MRA1 gene encoding Mra1p (conserved hypothetical protein): MRPTQLLLNQAKKSSSVVPLELTPLFIAMGAAVASASYFTYKKFAHDRSLRITKNPELSEVQKAIDSEKSQ, encoded by the exons ATGAGACCAACTCAACTCCTTTTAAATCAAGCT aaaaaatcatcatctgtTGTGCCATTGGAATTGACTCCATTGTTCATCGCTATGGGTGCTGCAGTTGCATCTGCTTCTTATTTCACATACAAAAAGTTTGCACATGACAGAAGTCTGCGTATCACCAAGAACCCTGAATTGTCTGAAGTGCAAAAGGCTATTGACTCTGAAAAGAGCCAATAA